A single genomic interval of Chryseobacterium paludis harbors:
- a CDS encoding endo-1,4-beta-xylanase, producing the protein MRKIAALLGILTLTVSCKTAGNAASAVTLKNAFKNKFYVGTAMSLPQIDETEANSVGIIKKQFSSIVAENCMKSMFLQPQEGKFFFDDADKFVAFGEKNKMFIIGHTLIWHSQLPKWFFIDKDGKEISAEVLKQRMKNHITTVVSRYKGRVKGWDVVNEAIMEDGSYRKSKFYEILGEEFIPLAFQYAHEADPNAELYYNDYNEWYPEKVQTVSKMVKKLKTKGIRIDGVGMQTHVGLDTPKLDEYEKAIVAYAANGIKVNVTEMEISALPSPWGTSANVSDTVEYQAKMNPYTTGLPENIKTEWENRYLDFFRLFIKHQDKIRRVTLWGTTDAQSWKNDFPVKGRTDYPLLFDRNGQTKPVVEKIIQLTKEK; encoded by the coding sequence ATGAGAAAAATAGCAGCATTATTAGGAATTTTAACCTTGACCGTATCGTGTAAGACAGCAGGCAATGCAGCTTCTGCGGTGACCCTTAAAAATGCATTCAAGAATAAATTTTACGTCGGAACAGCAATGAGCCTTCCGCAGATTGACGAAACAGAGGCCAATTCTGTTGGGATCATTAAAAAGCAGTTTAGCTCTATTGTTGCAGAAAACTGTATGAAATCTATGTTTCTGCAACCACAGGAAGGAAAATTCTTTTTTGATGATGCCGATAAATTTGTAGCTTTCGGAGAGAAAAACAAAATGTTCATTATCGGTCATACGCTGATTTGGCATTCTCAGTTGCCCAAATGGTTTTTCATTGATAAAGATGGAAAAGAGATTTCAGCAGAAGTTCTTAAACAAAGGATGAAAAATCATATCACTACGGTTGTAAGCAGATACAAAGGTCGGGTGAAAGGTTGGGATGTAGTCAATGAAGCCATCATGGAAGACGGTTCTTACCGTAAAAGTAAATTTTACGAAATCCTTGGTGAAGAATTTATTCCCTTGGCATTTCAGTATGCTCACGAAGCAGATCCAAACGCAGAATTATATTACAACGATTACAACGAATGGTACCCCGAAAAAGTTCAGACTGTTAGCAAAATGGTTAAAAAATTGAAAACCAAAGGAATTCGTATCGATGGAGTTGGTATGCAGACACACGTTGGTCTCGATACACCAAAGCTTGATGAATATGAAAAAGCAATTGTAGCCTATGCAGCAAACGGCATTAAAGTGAATGTTACCGAAATGGAGATTAGTGCACTTCCTTCACCTTGGGGAACTTCTGCCAATGTTTCAGATACCGTGGAATATCAGGCAAAAATGAATCCTTATACGACAGGTCTTCCCGAAAATATAAAGACAGAATGGGAAAACCGTTATCTGGATTTTTTCAGACTCTTCATCAAACACCAGGATAAAATAAGAAGGGTGACATTATGGGGTACTACCGATGCACAATCGTGGAAAAATGATTTTCCTGTAAAAGGAAGAACCGACTATCCGTTGCTTTTTGACCGGAATGGTCAGACAAAACCTGTGGTGGAAAAAATCATTCAG